In Flavobacteriales bacterium, the genomic window GGTGATTTTATTTTCCTGCAATGCGCGCAATACTTTCGCTTGTGCAGTTAAACTCATATCGCCGATTTCATCCAGGAATAATGTTCCACCTTCGGCACTTTCAAATTTTCCGATGCGTTGTTTTACTGCAGAGGTAAATGCGCCTTTTTCGTGACCAAACAATTCGCTTTCGATCAGTTCACCTGGAATTGCGGCGCAGTTGACTTCAATAAAGGGACCTTTGTTTCTGTTTGATTTTTCGTGGAGCTGACGGGCAACCAGTTCTTTTCCGCTACCATTGCCACCGGTAATTAAAACCCGGGCGTCGGTAGGAGCAACACGCTCTATCATTTCTTTGATTTGCGCAATCGCTTTCGATTCGCCAATGATATCCGAAGATTTTCCTTTCGAAATTTTTTGCTTCAGCACTTTGGTCTCCTGCACCAGTTCTACACGGTCCATGGCATTGCGGATGGTGACCAAAATCCGATTCAGATCAAGTGGTTTTTGAATAAAATCAAAAGCACCTTTTTTAATCGCCTCTACTGCCGTTTCAATGTTTCCGTGTCCCGATATCATGACCACCGGCGAATCCACTCCTTCTTTCTGAAGCGTATCGAGCACTTCCATGCCATCCATTTTCGGCATTTTAATATCGCACAACACTACATCGTAATCACCACTACGCGCCTGCTCCAAACCGGAGGGACCATCCTCTGCTTCGTCCACCTCGAATTTTTCATATTCAAGAATCTCGCGCAAAGCTCTGCGAATCGGACGTTCATCATCGATGATCAGGATTTTGGCCATGGTGCTGTTTTTTTCAAATATAGGAAAATGAAAAAACTAGGGACTTATTTATCGGATAATTGCTCTGCCATAACCCCTTCTTTAAGCGCATAAACCGAAAAATAGACCTGCGAAAAGGAATGATTACAGATTACAAAGCGAATGAGAACACTGGCAACCACAATCAGATCACGCCGGATTTCGTGCAGACCTTTCATTCCACATCGTTCCTCGTGATGGCTGATAAGAATGTGCTCGATTAGTTTTTCCATTTCAGCCATGTGGATGTGATGAAGCGGTATTTTTAAATCGACCGGTCCTTCATCACAACGGTGGGCAATCATGGTTTTATAGCTTTCAAAACTACCTGCAGAACCAATGAGGGTGTTTATGTCGTAGCTTTTCAAGGCGTCGAACAAATCTTCTAATTCTTGCTTTAAATGAAGTTCTGTAGCAAGAATCTCCTGTTCTTTAATGGGGTCGCTATGTGGAATTTCTTCATAGAGCCGGGTAACGCCCAACTGGTAGCTTTTTTTCCAGTGAATTTTTTCATGATCAGCAATAATAAATTCCGTACTTCCGCCTCCAATATCCATGATGCAGTACATTCCGGAAACATTTCCCGCTTCACGTACACCTTTCCAGATTAATTCCGCTTCGCGATTGCCATCGATAATTTCAATTTGAATTCCGGTGTGTTGGTGGACTTCCAACGCGAATTCTTTTCCGTTAACGGCATCGCGCAACATGGAAGTTCCAAATGCATAAATGGAATTGCAGTTGAACTGAACACAGGTTTGATGATGTTGAATTAATGCATCGATTCCCCGTTGAAATGCATCATCGGTTATTTTTTTAGCGCCAATACCACCTTTCCCCAAACGGGCGGGAATACGATCGCTGTGTAAAACGGAATTATTGTTTTTGCTGCCTTCTGCAATGAGAAGATTAATGGTGTTGGTACCTATGTCAATTACAGCAATCCGCGCCATTGGTGAAATGGAAAATCAACCTTTGTAAAAAATCCACTTCCACAATTCTTTATAACTAACTTTTTTACCGTAAAGCAGAATACCTGTACGATAAATTTTTCCTGCTAACCAGGTGCAAAATATAAATCCGGCAATGAGCAAGCCCATGCTTAAAAACAATTGCCATTCGGTACCGGGTTCAAATCCCATGGCAACACGTACCATCATCACCACCGGTGAAGTAAAGGGGATAATGGACGACCAAAACACGGCATTGCTTTCGGGATTTTCAATGGCCATTTGCGATACAATGAATCCAAATACCAATGGAATGGTAATCGGCATCATAAATTGTTGCGTATCCGATTCGCTGTCCACCGCGGCTCCAATGGCTGCAAATAATGCGCTGTACATTAAATATCCGCCGAGGAAGAAAAACAAAAACATGCCTAAGAGCAATGGCCAATTGATGCGGTGAAACACCAATTCATAAATTTCATTCTGCTCGAAATTAATTGCATTGTTTGCTACCAATTGTTCCGGATTCACCGTGCTGGCCACTTGTGTGATGTTGGCCTGATTAGCGGGATCGTAAAAATCGGGGAAGAAAATCATTTGCGAAACAAAAAGAATGACACCGGTAAGAACCACCCACAAAAAGAATTGTGTTAATCCCACCAATGCAATTCCGATAATTTTTCCCATCATCAGCTGAAAGGGCTTTACCGAGGAGATAACAATTTCAACAATGCGATTGGTTTTTTCTTCAATTACGCCGCGCATCACCTGCACGCCATAGAGGAAAATAAACATGTAGATGAGCAATGCAAAAATGTATCCTACCACCGCAGCATAGTGTTTTTGTTTTCCGGCTTCGCCACTTTCGGCATTGCGGGTGTCCAGTTCAATATGGCGTTTTATATTCGGGTATTCGTCCTGAATAAATTTCTGGACTTCGGGACCCGTATTCGCTTTCATTAAACGATAGGATTCCATCACCGCATCCAGTTCGGAGTTGATATAACTCTGAACGGAAAGCGAAGGAATTTTTTTATACAACAACAAGGCTTTATCGCCATTGATGGTTTTCTCATTTACATACAAAACCAAATCGTAGGTTTCGTTTTCTAAAAATTCCTGAGCCGAATAATGTTTATCGTACGATGTGAATTTAATAGTGGGCTTATCGCGAAAAGTGTTTTTGGTTAAGCCAATTTCATCCACCACCAAAACCCGGTGCATGGTGCTTTCTCCAATGGTGAGCCAAATGGTGAGGGTAATGAATGCGCCAATGAGAAGCGGACCTAAAATCGTCATGATAATAAACGATTTTTTTCTCACGCGTGTGAGGTATTCACGACCAATGATTAATCCTACCTTACCCATGTTGCAAATTTTGTTGGTTCACCGCTTCAATAAAAATATCGTGCATTCCGGGTATTATTTCTTTTACGCTGCTTATTTCTACATTCGGAATTAATGCGGACAATAAATTGTTAATGGTGTTGTTGTGCAGCAATTTTATTTTCGCTTTAAAATGCTGATTGTCGATTTGCTCTCTGTCGATTAATTCAAATCCTGCCCAAAGTGCATTGGCAAAGGCAATCATATTTCCCGAAAATTCAATTTCGATGGTGTGTGTTCTGAATTTTTTGCGAATGTCCTGAACCTTTCCATCGAGAATAACGCGCGAGTTGTTGATCAATGCAATTTCATCACACATTTCTTCTACCGATCCCATATTGTGGGTGGAGAAAATAATGGTGGTTCCTTCATTGCGTAAACGGAGAATTTCGTTTTTGATTAATTCGGCATTAATCGGGTCAAAACCACTGAATGGTTCATCCAGAATAAGTAACCGCGGTTTGTGCATCACGGTAGTGATAAACTGCACTTTTTGCGCCATCCCTTTTGAGAGGTCTTCAATTTTTTTATTCCACCAGGGTGCAATTTCAAATTTCTCAAACCATTCGTTCAGTGTACGGATTGCATCGCGCTTGCTCATTCCTTTTAAGCGAGCCAAATAAACGGCCTGTTCTCCCACCTTCATCTTCTTGTATAAACCGCGCTCTTCGGGTAAATATCCGATCTGACCCAAATGCTCGGGGGAGAGGGGCTGTCCGTTAAAATACACCTTGCCTTCGTCGGGACCCGTAATCTGATTAATAATACGAATCAGGGATGTTTTACCGGCTCCGTTGGGACCCAATAATCCGTAAATACTTTTTTCGGGCACATCAATGCTTACGCCACTTAAGGCAGTATGTCCCGCATATTTCTTTACGATGTTTTCGGCTTTGAGTAAACTCATGCAATTGCGGTATTAGTCACCGTGTCCGGTGAACATTTCTTTCCAACGCTTAAATATACTCTTTTCTTTTTTGGAAGGATTCGGAGCAAAATTTTCACTCTCTCTTAATTTTTCCAACGTCGCTTTTTCCTCTTTACTTAATTTTTGAGGCGTCCAGATATTGATGGTTACCAACAAGTCGCCCTTCTGATAGCTATCCAGTACCGGTAAACCTTTTGCTTTTAAGCGCAGAATTTTTCCGCTTTGGGTTCCGGGTTCAATGTGAATTTTTGCTTTACCGTCGAGTGTCGGAATTTCTTTATCGCAACCCAATGCAGCATCTGCAAAATTGAGATGTAAATCGAAATGTAAATTGTGTTCGTCGCGTTGCAGGAATTCGTGCGGTATTTCCTCGAACACCACAATTAAATCGCCCGGAATTCCATTGCGCACTGCATTTCCTTTTCCGGTTACCGCCATCTGCATGCCTTCTTCAACACCGGCCGGAATGTTAATGGAAATGACTTCCTCTTCACGCGTGGTTCCTTCTCCATGGCAAGAACCGCATTTATCCGTAATCACACTTCCTTGTCCGTGGCAACTTGGACAAACCTGTGTGGTTTGCATTTGACCGAGGAAGGTTGATGTAACACGGGTAACATGTCCCGTACCTCCGCAAGTGGAACAATTTCTAACGGCGTTTGAATTTTTAGCACCGGTTCCGTTGCAGGTACGGCAATTGACTTGCTTATTGACTTTAATTTTTTTCTCAACGCCTTTGCCGATTTCTTCCAGCGTAAGTTTCACTTTGATGCGGAGATTACTTCCCTTTTGCACTCTGCGTCCTCTTCCGCCTCCGCCACCAAATGCACCACCAAACGCGCCACCGAAAATATCACTGAACTGAGAAAAAATATCTTCCATGTTCATGCCGCCTGAACCAAAACCGGCTCCCGCTGCACCCATACCGGCGTGACCGAACTGATCGTAGCGTTGTTTTTTTTGAGGATCGCTAAGCACATCGTAGGCTTCTGCTGCTTCCTTAAATTTATCTTCCGCTTCTTTATCACCCGGATTTTTATCGGGGTGATATTTCAAGGCCATTTTGCGGTATGCTTTTTTTATTTCATCCGCATCAGCACCCCGGCCAACACCTAATATTTCGTAATAATCGCGTTTCGACATGTTTGTTTTGATTATTGTCCAACTACCACCTTAGCATAGCGAATAACGGCGTCGTTTAGGGTATAACCGTTTTCTACTACATCGATAACTTTTCCTTTTTGACTTTCATCCTGCACAGGGACATTTGCAATGGCTTCGGATATATCAGCATTAAATTCCTGCCCCATCATTTCCATTGGTTTTAATCCTTTACCCTGAAGAATAGCAGTGAATTTATGATGGATCAGGCGGAAACCTTCTTTTACCACTTCAATATCATCTGCCTTTTCATTTGCTTTTATGGCACGTTCCAGGTCGTCAATTACCGGCAAAATGCTTTTGATCACATCCGAACCGGCGCTCTTTAATAATTCAGCGCGCTCACGTGCAGTACGTTTTCTGTAATTATCGAACTCGGCGTAGAGCAATAAATATTTTTTATTCCATTCCTCAATTTCAGCGGCAGGATCTTTTTCTGCACTTTCATTTTTCTGCTCCTGTTCATTCAGCTCCTGCTGCGGAGTCTCCTGATTTTCCTGTTCTTGTTCGTTTTTAATTTCTTCCGTACTCATAATCCAAAAAATTTGCTCAATACAAACTCAAAAAAAAGGCCAAAGTGAGAATGGCGACAATGTGTCAGTATTGGGGTGCAAATGTAGCCTATTCAGCGAATTTCAGAGGAGAAAATGTCGTGTTTCAGAAGGAAGCCACGTAATTATCGATGGCTTTGTGTAGATCGAGTCCGCGCAAGTTCGTGGCTACAATGGTGCCATTGGGATCCAGTAAAAAATTAGCGGGAATGGAATTGACCAAATAGGTGGCTGCCGCAGGCGATTTCCAACCCTGAAGGTCAGATACATGTTGCTTCCAAACCAGTCCGTCTGCTTTTATGGCATTGAGCCAGGCCTCTTTTTTGGTGTCGAGCGAAACACTGTAAATACGAAAACCTTTCGCGTTTTTGAATTTGGCCTTGTTGTATTTGTTCCAGGCTTCTACCAGGTTAGGGTTTTCCTTACGGCAGGGACCACACCAGGAGGCCCAGAAATCGACCAGCACATAATAACCTTTCAGGGAAGAAAGTTTCAATTTTTTGCCTTTCACATCGTTGATCACCAATTCCGGTGCAAGATTGCCCACCGTGGGTGAAGTGCCCTGCAAATTTTCGCTGCGGGGAGCGCTTCCCTCCAGATGAAAAACACCTAAAGTGAAAAACATGAGCGCTAAAGCTCCAAGGGTTAAATTGATCTTGCTCATAAGAGTGGGACCAAAATACAAAAAAATAAGCAGAACATTAATCGTCGCTACCGTCTACAAAGGAGATGTAATTGTAAATAGCTACGCCCGCCAGAACCACCAACAGCACAATTTTTACAAGGAATACGGCTGACATATCTTTGATTTTTAGTAAAGATACGGTCCTGCCGGAGCAGTTAAAGCCGAAAAGTGATAGTCGAAAGAATTAACAGGACAAAATGGTTTTAGGCCCTGTTAAAGGAGTTTAAAGCATGTTAAGCGATCGCATCAGATCATCGCGGTAATTCTTTCCGATAGGAATACTTTTCTGATTGATGTGGATGAAATTATCTTCGATACTTTCAATTTTATCCAAACGCACAATGTAGGAGCGATGCACACGCATAAATTCAGGCGGCGTTAAACGCGATTCAATGTCCTTCATGGTAGAAAGCACAATGTGTTTTCCGTTAGTGGTAAATACATTTACATAATTTCCCAATGCCTCAATGTAAAGGATGTTTTGGGTATGTAATTGCACCAGTCGCGAATCACTTTTAATAAAAATAGATTTAGCCGTATCGCCGGTAAAGGAGGGGCGCGACAGGTTTTTGTGGGCTTTCTCCACTGCTTTCATAAAGCGTGCATGAGAAATGGGTTTTACCACAAAATCAGTTACGCTGTATTCATAACTTTCAACGGCGTATTCACTGTGTGAAGTAATGAGAATAACCTGGGGTAGTACCTCCAGACTTTTGATTAAATCGAGACCCGACATTTTAGGCATGTCCACATCCAGAAAAATCAAATCGACTTCTTCCGATTTCAGAACATTAAAAGCTTCAATGGCAGAGGAACAAATTTTAACTAATTCGAGCTGGTCATTCTCCTTCACCAGATCTTCCATTATGTTTCTCGAAAGTTCGTCGTCGTCGACGATGATGCAACGCATTACCATAGTGTAAATGGATTTAAATTTCGTTTTGAATCACCTTTAATTCATCGATTGCCCTATAACAGGTTTCCTCAATTTCATTAAAGAAATTTTTCAAAGCCTCATCGCCAAGAGTCTCCAAATTAACATATTCTGCCGAACTGAACAAACGGGTAAGACTTTTTATTCCCATGTAGGCTACAATCCCCTTGATTTTATGGAGGGATTCCCGGATCGATTTAAAATCTTTGGCCTCGCCGTGTTTTTTTAAAATCTCCAGTTCATCGGGAAGGTTCGATAAAAAGATGTTGATGTATTTTAAAATCCGGTCTTTGTTGTCCTTGGTTAATTCCTGCAAATGTTCAAGGTCCACCGTTTTAAACCGGGTAAATTTATCCGACAGCTTTACTTTTTTATCGATGATCTTTTTGAGTTTGTTCCCCAGAAAGTTCATGTCGATGGGTTTCGATATATAATCGTTCATTCCTGCTTTAAAACAGCTTTCGGCTACATTCTCCAGTGCGTGTGCTGTCATGGCAATGATGGGTACATCACAGTGCGGGTATTTTAAATTTTTGCGAATGTATTCGGTGGCTTCGTATCCGTTCTTTTTTGGCATTTGAAGGTCCATCAGAATCACATCGTATTTTTTTTCTTTGGCTTTTAGAACAGCATCTTCCCCGTCAACGGCAAGATCGATTTGCATATAGGGATTTGCATCTTTCAGTAAATCGAAAAGAATTTCGCGGTTAATCAGGTTGTCGTCAACAGCAAGGATTTGTATTCCGGATAATGGCTGGTATAAACTTTCATCACTCTCGCGGTGACTCTGCACAATGCCCTGCGATTTTTCGAAGGGGAGGTCCACCGTAAATGTCGTTCCCTCGAGGTATTTACTGTCCACCGATATCTCTCCGTGCTGCAATTCCACCAGTTTCCTGGTGATGGCCAATCCTAATCCGGTGCCGCCTGAATGCTTAATGGTGTGACGCGTTTCTTGTTCGTACTGGTTAAAAATGGTGCTGAGTGAACTTTTTCGGATTCCTTTTCCGGTGTCTTCTACTTCAAAACGAATTACAACAGATTGATCTTTTTCGCTGAGTAATTTGGCCCGGATTACCACTTTCCCCAGATCGGTAAATTTCACCGCATTGGTGGCGAGGTTTAATAAAATTTGGGTGAGATGCTTCGAATCTCCTTTTACAATGGGCGGAATTTTTTCATCGAGTTCTACAATGAACTGCAATCCTTTTTGCTCGGCACGGAATTCTAAAATGTGGCGAATTCCATTGATCACTTCGGTGAAAATAAAATCCACCGGACGAACCTCCACCATGTTGCTGTCGAGCTTTGCTAAATCCAAGATGTCGTTAACGATTAATAAAGCGCTGTCGACAGCCGACTGTATGGTGTTGAGGTATTTTTTCTGACGCTCATCCATGGCGGTTTTCGACAACAATTGTGTACCTCCGGAAATGGCGTTGAGTGGTGTTCTTAATTCGTGACTGGTATAAGCGAGGTAGCGTTCATGCTCGAGCATTTGCTCCCTCAATTGCTCATGTTCATTGTTAAGCTGAGATAGTTCCCGCTGCAGTTCTGATTTTTTTCTTGAAAATATAATCACCGTGATCACCAGTGTAATCAGTAGTATAACTGATATGGATATCCAAA contains:
- a CDS encoding sigma-54 dependent transcriptional regulator, whose protein sequence is MAKILIIDDERPIRRALREILEYEKFEVDEAEDGPSGLEQARSGDYDVVLCDIKMPKMDGMEVLDTLQKEGVDSPVVMISGHGNIETAVEAIKKGAFDFIQKPLDLNRILVTIRNAMDRVELVQETKVLKQKISKGKSSDIIGESKAIAQIKEMIERVAPTDARVLITGGNGSGKELVARQLHEKSNRNKGPFIEVNCAAIPGELIESELFGHEKGAFTSAVKQRIGKFESAEGGTLFLDEIGDMSLTAQAKVLRALQENKITRVGGEKDIKVNVRILAATNKDLRKEIENNNFREDLYHRLSVILIHVPPLNERKDDIPLLVEHFSKLICEEQGMPARTFDKGALKALQELNWTGNIRELRNVVERLLILGGKSITEADVKTYAIPRFN
- a CDS encoding ABC transporter permease, which produces MGKVGLIIGREYLTRVRKKSFIIMTILGPLLIGAFITLTIWLTIGESTMHRVLVVDEIGLTKNTFRDKPTIKFTSYDKHYSAQEFLENETYDLVLYVNEKTINGDKALLLYKKIPSLSVQSYINSELDAVMESYRLMKANTGPEVQKFIQDEYPNIKRHIELDTRNAESGEAGKQKHYAAVVGYIFALLIYMFIFLYGVQVMRGVIEEKTNRIVEIVISSVKPFQLMMGKIIGIALVGLTQFFLWVVLTGVILFVSQMIFFPDFYDPANQANITQVASTVNPEQLVANNAINFEQNEIYELVFHRINWPLLLGMFLFFFLGGYLMYSALFAAIGAAVDSESDTQQFMMPITIPLVFGFIVSQMAIENPESNAVFWSSIIPFTSPVVMMVRVAMGFEPGTEWQLFLSMGLLIAGFIFCTWLAGKIYRTGILLYGKKVSYKELWKWIFYKG
- a CDS encoding ATP-binding cassette domain-containing protein; the encoded protein is MSLLKAENIVKKYAGHTALSGVSIDVPEKSIYGLLGPNGAGKTSLIRIINQITGPDEGKVYFNGQPLSPEHLGQIGYLPEERGLYKKMKVGEQAVYLARLKGMSKRDAIRTLNEWFEKFEIAPWWNKKIEDLSKGMAQKVQFITTVMHKPRLLILDEPFSGFDPINAELIKNEILRLRNEGTTIIFSTHNMGSVEEMCDEIALINNSRVILDGKVQDIRKKFRTHTIEIEFSGNMIAFANALWAGFELIDREQIDNQHFKAKIKLLHNNTINNLLSALIPNVEISSVKEIIPGMHDIFIEAVNQQNLQHG
- the dnaJ gene encoding molecular chaperone DnaJ; its protein translation is MSKRDYYEILGVGRGADADEIKKAYRKMALKYHPDKNPGDKEAEDKFKEAAEAYDVLSDPQKKQRYDQFGHAGMGAAGAGFGSGGMNMEDIFSQFSDIFGGAFGGAFGGGGGRGRRVQKGSNLRIKVKLTLEEIGKGVEKKIKVNKQVNCRTCNGTGAKNSNAVRNCSTCGGTGHVTRVTSTFLGQMQTTQVCPSCHGQGSVITDKCGSCHGEGTTREEEVISINIPAGVEEGMQMAVTGKGNAVRNGIPGDLIVVFEEIPHEFLQRDEHNLHFDLHLNFADAALGCDKEIPTLDGKAKIHIEPGTQSGKILRLKAKGLPVLDSYQKGDLLVTINIWTPQKLSKEEKATLEKLRESENFAPNPSKKEKSIFKRWKEMFTGHGD
- a CDS encoding nucleotide exchange factor GrpE, which translates into the protein MSTEEIKNEQEQENQETPQQELNEQEQKNESAEKDPAAEIEEWNKKYLLLYAEFDNYRKRTARERAELLKSAGSDVIKSILPVIDDLERAIKANEKADDIEVVKEGFRLIHHKFTAILQGKGLKPMEMMGQEFNADISEAIANVPVQDESQKGKVIDVVENGYTLNDAVIRYAKVVVGQ
- a CDS encoding TlpA family protein disulfide reductase; its protein translation is MSKINLTLGALALMFFTLGVFHLEGSAPRSENLQGTSPTVGNLAPELVINDVKGKKLKLSSLKGYYVLVDFWASWCGPCRKENPNLVEAWNKYNKAKFKNAKGFRIYSVSLDTKKEAWLNAIKADGLVWKQHVSDLQGWKSPAAATYLVNSIPANFLLDPNGTIVATNLRGLDLHKAIDNYVASF
- a CDS encoding LytTR family DNA-binding domain-containing protein is translated as MRCIIVDDDELSRNIMEDLVKENDQLELVKICSSAIEAFNVLKSEEVDLIFLDVDMPKMSGLDLIKSLEVLPQVILITSHSEYAVESYEYSVTDFVVKPISHARFMKAVEKAHKNLSRPSFTGDTAKSIFIKSDSRLVQLHTQNILYIEALGNYVNVFTTNGKHIVLSTMKDIESRLTPPEFMRVHRSYIVRLDKIESIEDNFIHINQKSIPIGKNYRDDLMRSLNML
- a CDS encoding response regulator; translated protein: MIIWISISVILLITLVITVIIFSRKKSELQRELSQLNNEHEQLREQMLEHERYLAYTSHELRTPLNAISGGTQLLSKTAMDERQKKYLNTIQSAVDSALLIVNDILDLAKLDSNMVEVRPVDFIFTEVINGIRHILEFRAEQKGLQFIVELDEKIPPIVKGDSKHLTQILLNLATNAVKFTDLGKVVIRAKLLSEKDQSVVIRFEVEDTGKGIRKSSLSTIFNQYEQETRHTIKHSGGTGLGLAITRKLVELQHGEISVDSKYLEGTTFTVDLPFEKSQGIVQSHRESDESLYQPLSGIQILAVDDNLINREILFDLLKDANPYMQIDLAVDGEDAVLKAKEKKYDVILMDLQMPKKNGYEATEYIRKNLKYPHCDVPIIAMTAHALENVAESCFKAGMNDYISKPIDMNFLGNKLKKIIDKKVKLSDKFTRFKTVDLEHLQELTKDNKDRILKYINIFLSNLPDELEILKKHGEAKDFKSIRESLHKIKGIVAYMGIKSLTRLFSSAEYVNLETLGDEALKNFFNEIEETCYRAIDELKVIQNEI